DNA sequence from the Ischnura elegans chromosome 8, ioIscEleg1.1, whole genome shotgun sequence genome:
CGTGTGGTGGGATATGTGATTGGTGGGGTGTTCGTGCCTtgtgggaaggggaggggggggggaagagggtggggcTGCTAGGGGCCACAGGGAACCGCTTTGAGGGACTAAGGACTGCTTGCTCTATGACTATACTCCAATTACACTTTCCTCGCTGGAGAGGAGTTATTTGAGGGGAAAGCAGCAAAAGAGGTGCAGAAAATGACCCAATCAGAGTAgcgcacacacaaacacacacaagcacataaaaatatacatacagtAATCTCCCAACACCAACCAGGGAAAACCAATTATGGGTAtaaacatgcataataatttagtACACTAGGATCTGGGAATAAAAAGGAACAATATACATTTCCAAGCCTACCAAACTACCGAGATTTATGATGGAAATAAGATAATCGTCTATAAGAACTGAAGTTCTCGTCCACGCGAGAATTCGACGTCCAGCAATATTTTCGCGCTTTCTTGCATCTCAAAATGTGCAGCTCCACACTTATGTCACTCTCGGCAGCTAATGAGACAAAAACTGCATCAGCTAGCTTAAGGGGCAGCCAATAAACTGTGTTCTGGATAAAACTTGTAAAGTTGTCACACAAAAATTTTCGCCGACATTTCCGTGGATAATGTTTAAGGCATACATATGATGACATGTATGTCAACGTGCTACAGATGTATCGCAATATTTCCTGTCAGATAGTAACGCAAACATTTCAATGATCTGACAAATGCAGAAATGCACACCTTTGCACAGATTTTGTTTTTCGAGAATAATAGTGATTATGGCCCAAATGTGTGGGAAGGTAAAACTAGTCATGACACCTACTTGATTCCCTCTACGACCATAGTAAAGCCTGAAAGGAGGTTGTTCCTCGTTTGAAACTTGTAATCACGCAGGAAGTCTTCTTTATTACCACCATCTACCGTTGGAGTAGTGAAGGATGTTTGAAATGCAGTAAGAATCGGGCATCTTTCCCGTTGCTCAGGAATAAAACTGCCTCTGTAAAAGTTTTCGCTTGTTGTTGCGTGAGCGCTGAATGGCGCCAGGGGGGACTGAAAAGGGTGAGTTTGGGAATTCGTTGAGCGAGGGTGCAAATGGGATATGATGTGGGTTGAGTATCGACGCCTTCCGTTCTTCATGTCTTATGATCACTTCTTTTGTTCGGGTAGAGGAACAAAAGCAACAGGATGCCGGAAGAAACGAAACATAAAGTTTCTGCTCCAACGGAAGGAGAATCTAGGCGATGCAAGAGAGCCTCAGGGAGtaagttttccagaaattaattgGGCTTCTTGTCGGCGTCGAACTCAATGAACATGCGCCTCTAAGTTGCTGTTATTCTCGGTGGTAATGGGAGATAAGCTAGTCAGGAGTGATTTCACGGGGAGGTAGTCAAGTTATGAGGGCCCAAAGGTGATGAAATGGAATGTCCACAGAAACCACCGCACAACGGTGGAGTCACATAGAGTAAGTACAACAATACTCCTGTTTATTTTGCGATATAACAAAATGTGTATCAAAATGAATGCCTTAATTTCAAGAAGCAAAGTCGAGCGAGAGTGAGGCCTCGTTCACGACAACGAAACATGTCTAAACTTGGCGAACACGAGGATTTGAGAGTATGAAAAATTAATCTACTAATTCAACTCCGGCGTAAGTAGATAAGGAATGAACATTGGCTGAGAAAACCACTAATTTTCCATAAAACCAGCCAGTAGCTTGGAAGGTAGCAATGTCTATTGATAGACACGAGAGCTCTTGAAAGTTCTCTTAATGCGATTCTATTATTGAGATACAGTTTGCACTAAGGTAGgtgagatatttcattttaaggtgAAGGTGATATAAAGAAAAGTTTCGCCAAGCTAAGTTGTCGTGAATGGGGTCTTGAAATGTCTTCATTGCAATGAAATTGTGCCTGGAAATCAGTCGTACCTCTACTATGTATTTTGATGCCACTCTCCCGTATGAAGCACGCGTTCAGAGGCCTATGACGGTTGGCTAATGAGCAAAGGGTGGAGGCCCCTAGAGGACACAGCcacgagggccgggaaccaagccgtTCACCTTAATCGCCCAGTCGCCTCGGGAGGGGAGTGGAGAGGAAGGAGTAAAGGAACGAAAGCGCGCTGCGAAGTGAGCccaacgacgcacagtggggccaaaccccactttaagtggacaaaagtccaaaaatgaaagtttgaaatggggttttttaaataataggttGGGTAAAaggatgtttgaactgcataacagtgtatttcacaggttggtatgtgtgcaccttcgcgtggaaataagtgtcaaagtgagagaaaagcgaagcactggtcccggagtcgcagacacctaaatggacggtcgattttaaactatgattacagtacactggcgcttttgatttgatttttttaacttgtaatcaattggaataagtatggaaaatatgaatttgcttttactatttatattttggagaaaatagccgtggagaaattaattatcattaatggaccgtcgttgatttttcacgatgaaaagttttatttaattagagaaaagttatataatcggacggaatcgtaacgtgatttttagatatatcattaattgaagaatggactaaataatgtaaaagaaatcagctgccatcgagttgcaaaaagagatttttgataaaatattagcagtgcatgacaagccgaaagggaatccatccggccgctatggcagcatagcaacgggtaaactataatgtaaacagtgtccattaagatattattattttgtaatgaatgaaatttgcatgcattatgtattttgtctactcatagatacaagcggtgaagttttctacacaaggggtgagatttttgaaatgtagagaggctcccaccctgtcgtgaatgaagtgctcgaaaaggttatttcgaATATCGAAGTATTTCCGTTCAACTaaggtgtacttattcgattccgaAATGCCAGTTTAGTACTTTTTAGCTttctacgcgcaataaaccatattctattgtattttatttttgaaagttacaactacctcttcaatgcggtattttatttctttgtgtattggaaaATTGTACATGCAAACTAAGAGcgaatctttatttttctattaagggTGAAGGTTTTCtcaaagatattgctaaaataattttgcaacttttatatcagattttttctggCCACTAGGATTATTGacgtgaacttttttatttttttatatataatctatttttacaactaatcaagttacttttcaaattctaaaagtaataaaattgaaaaaaaaaatcaaaaaaatcgaaaatattgaaaacttaatattggatttcattaaagcgaTCTCTAAAGCATAtacatgaatattttagggttgttagtaaacgtttttgacttttgtccgtctaaagtggggtttggccccactgtgcgacgcctccAGGGTAAGGATAGGGACGGAGGGGTTGGGGTGGAAGAATTCCAAAGCCGTCATTAAGGCGACGTGGGCTAACATTAgcgaaatcataattttatttatgcacAGAAACGGAAGAATATTCTATGCACAAAAAAATCCATAGATTTTTAAGTAGATATCAAACCTACCATTGAGTTGCTTGAGGTACACTTAGCACGTACTAGCTCGCTTAAAGAACATACTACGGATCAAAAAAGTTTATCAACAAATTAACTCGCTACGACTCTTAACATCTTATAGCAAATCCAAATATCTCTTTGTTTTACgttataataataaatgaaagcaCGATTTGCAAAATATGATCAGTAATGCGGATACTCTAGGATTTCATTAACTCTAACAGTAGTTATTTCTTATAGAATTTAAGAAAATGGAGACGAAAAATGAAATTGCCACAGCTGCAATTTCTTTCCAGTAAAGCGATCCATCACAGCCAATGAAAAGACGAATTCTCCGTGATTATAGTGTCTGATTGAAAAGTGAACAAATGCATGTTCCTACAAAAATGGAAGAGTATCCTATGAATAAGACTATTCCACAGATTTTCTCCGTAGACAAATGGCTAAGAAGCGACTAGCGCATGAGAAGGGAGGTGGAGGGAGGAGGCCTTGGGATACTCACGTCCAGCGAGTGGGTGCATGAGCGCGGGGTGTCCtgccgccgctgccgccgccgccgctgccacGGCCGCAGCCGCTCCGCCCCCGGCCGCCCCCGCGGGCACCACGGCCCCCAGCCCGGCCGCCCCCCCTCCCGCCGCCCCCGCCGCGCCCCCTCCGCCTCCGCCCACCCCACCACCCCCAGCGCCTCCGCCCCCGGCACCAACCACGGCGGCCGCCGCCCCACCGATGCCTCCGCCTCCCCCGCCCCCGGGACCAACGCCGCCCCCGACGCCGCCTCCAGCCGCCCCCTTCGGCTTGCTCACTTTGGTGTTGCTCTTGGCGAACTCTAGCCGGATCGTCTGCGGCATGTCCGGGTCGAAGCGGACGCCTTGCTGCAAAAATACCAACGAGAACAGCAACATCAGCAACAGAGTCAGACTTAGGGGTATTCTGCGTTGCCaaatgaaaatgttcacattCGGAAAGCAGCTGCATCTTCTCGAGAGAACAAAAACTTTTCCAGCAGGgatgatattttaaaagaatgcggtataaaaattaatttgtataaaaacagcatttttctcgcggcaatttttcaataaaatttgatgcaaacAAATATGTTCTTACGATTTTCTATCATTTATCCTTCATTTATATGATGGCAGCACTGCCATCAGATTtaggtggccattttttaaaactcaactgcgtatttaattttcaattctgcATAAAAAGATTCGAGACACAGAtccaatcataataaaagtgttagaattttACATTGTTATCTGGCTCGGAGCTGTCCTGAAAGTATCAGCTCGATGGCTAATTGGAAAGTGAGTTGCAAGATTTgccccggacaagatgacaaacaagaaagcgagtttataaaaacgtctTAAGATCAAAAACATATGATTACATAATCGtttaacaatatttcattttttcacgccaaatttatgaagaaaaactgTTGTCATCTATCTAAAAAGTATTATTGGAAATATTATACTTCAAAttaggtatatatatatagttcGCTGAGTTTATTCACCTTCTTGACGGGATAAAAATATGTGCTGTACTGAAAGGGCTGCATATATTTTGATATCATTGAGAAAAGCGTGGAAGAGGCATTtctatcaaaatgaaatttaacacTATTTGTCCAATAAATGCACGCTCACAGTTTAAGCTATCTGCCAACAGTTTTCTCTCCGCTGCTAGAGACCTTCTCACAGCAATGACGGCGAGGGGGCgagaagccgaggggtacaagtggTTTTTGTTCTACTCAGAGtgaagtacagaaattaggtaaagaaaacaaacgagatcaaccaGATATTAAGTAGTGCGTTAGATTTTTGCACCCGGTGTCAGCAAAGAACAGAGAgtcactcgtatcccttgcccACAAatcttttgtgtatttattttttatattctgcacttaactctgtttagaaaaaaatcatttgccgcttttacctcttggcttctcaaccaCTCAATATTTACGCACCTCAATGTTTCACAACGTGACGAATCTCGATCTCCATCTGCCGAAACGGAACAATCGGTAGATATTTTAAACTGTGACGTGGGTGTATCCGAAATAAGATCGCCAGACATTATGGACCAAGAAATTATCAACCAATACCATAACCACTAACAATTTTGTATGAGCAATCGAGCCCATTTCTTGTGGTTGTCTCACCTGGAGGTCCTGCTTGGCTGCTTCAGCGCCTGCCCTCGTGCTGAAGGTGACAAAGCCCACGGGCTGCTCGAGCCAGACGTCCAGATGGCAGCAGCAGCGGCAGCGGAGGCGCGGgaagagaaaaacaaatgcaAGAGGCGATGAGAGGTGCGTTCCAATTGGGCAGTTCACAGGGGAGTGGGGGGGTCTGTTTCTCTAAGTGATAGGGCCGCCCTAATGCGATGCGAGACAAGGTACACCACCACCACCCCTGCAATGAGGGGCGCTAGACAGTCCTCGCGGGAGGTCTAGAGGCAACTACCTCTTCGGAATGCGCGAAGATCGAGAAGTAATCTCAGAAATTGACCTCGCCTCTACCTTTGAgcaaaatgtatttatatattctttaaatttgACTGCCAAATATATTTGCAAGAAATTTTTTTGACaacaatgcaaatatatttcctaAGAACACCGCCAACACTCTTTGCTTTAATACCGACAACAGCGCATTAAAGACCTTTAGAACGGAGGAATATAACGAATAACAACGTTGGAAGATCACGAACACCCATGCCATAGATATGTGCAACCCATgcgggattcaaacccgtgaaattcggtttggcaggcgaaggcTTAACTCCAaagccaccgaggccggcaaagtttGAAAGCTACAGACTAGAATCTACAAACGACTtgttttgagtttattttttcaactaaCGGCGTGGGACCTCAAAAGAGTGTACATACCTCCTCCGCCTCCCatcggtcttttttggtgactaATTATTCGCCAGAAACTTAAATTATTAccttgttattaaattattaaagtgttattaaattttcatggTATATAGAGTGGACACTGGTAACGATTTTCaggtacataaaatttaaaaattgacaaaaaatataaattcaaactcAAGGCCTTCTCAATATCACCGCATTAATGAACAACGTATCGCAATGACTGCAGAAAAGGATCCTTACTACATAAGTTAATACCGCAAACTAAAACTACCTGAGCGCCAGCGTGAAGTTACGAAAGGGGATACTATGGCTATGCACTGTGACGCTTTCTGACGAGGTAACAACCTTCATATGTCTTATTAATGTGTAAGGTGTGTTCATGAGAGAAATTGTGTTCGGAGTTATTCTTGTAACTTTAAGACAGAAAGTTATGCCATATTGGTTATTCCTCTCAAAACTTCAGTTTTCCCGAATCAGGAGTACACAATATCTCGGGATAGTGTCCATTCAAATGACCAAGTCACGGTTGGCTAgtaaaatataatctaaattaAAGATTTCCTCGCCTTATATAAAACATGCGGCATGGCCCGCATCGCAACCATTCCTATTGCCTCGCACAGCAATGTGGGACCCTTCCACTCAGACAGACAGAATGAGACAAAAAAAATGGGAGCACCGCTTAGGGGCTCATGAGAGGAAGATGAATTCTTTACACTCTCTCAAATATCACTGAAAAGGCTagaagatttttttgtttatagAAAAGGACATAAAAAACAACATGATTACTATTCCATCCTTTCAAAGAAGATCTCATAATAATGCCTGTTTATTTCCTTTATCATGCGTTCCCATTTGGCCACTCAAaatttttatctgtatttttacCGAACTTTAAAATTGCGGCCTTTTCACAGTTTGATTCACAAGAGACTGAATCAATGGCAAGAAAAATACTCAAGACACGATCTCGATTGGAACAAATAAAGGCAGTTTTCAACCCAAGTATGCAAAGATAACACAATACCAGATATAAAAGTTTCTAACTGTTTCAAGTGCATTCTACAGATGTAGTGCCCAGCATTCTACTACTCCGAAGTGACGGTGACAGACAGAGAAATAACATTTATGAACAGGGGTACCATGAGCGTTGAAAGTGTGATGGCTAGAATGTAGAACACGTAAGGAGGTGACGGGAGAAAAACTTAGAGATAATTAAGATGGACCCGCTCATTCCAACGGCATGCTCGCTCGCAAAAAACGTGAGCCCACTAATGTACGTATTTACATTCATGAATGCAGCCTTCAGCAGCGACAGAATCCGataaaaaaaggagcaaaaacATATATATCCCAGGTCAGATACACGTGTCGGAGAATCTACGCTGAGGACCGTCGGAGATAAAGGTTGGGGGGTGGATTGGAGGATTGATTGATGGCGGACTGACACGGATGTGAGTAGATATTGCATTTCAGTGTGTGTGCAGTTGCGAAAACAGAGAgagcgtgaaaaaatattttcgaaagtgCGCTAACAGGCAAGAGATAGATAGATAGAGGCTAAAACAGACGAAGGCCGGCTGGCGTGAGTgcagtgggggaggggaggggagatttTGGAATGCAGAATGGGGATATGCGGAGACGCACGGCGAGGAAAGACGCGAAAGTACTGGCGATGTAAGCGCCTCTAGTGGCCAATTTCACCCTCGAGTACATGTAGGCTAAGATAAAAGCGGATTCAACGGATACCGTAAAAATTGACATCATAAGCCAGTATTGCGTTATAAGAATGTTGACGCACCTGTGGGATTACGTGACACCCGAAAAATTCGGATTAtgactttcaataaaaaaaaaaaaattgcgcgGTGCCCGGAAGAAATTTCGATTCAGAGTTTTGTTTCGTTTAGTTGCTATTggaaaatttagcatttttcatgcaaaaataaaattttactgtcATAAATTTCCTACATCTTTAAGAATAAATTTAGTTGTTagttgatattttgaaaaataaaatcaacatatAAAAAGATGTTTGATTAAAccatttgatgatatttttcccTGTCTTCGAGAAAAAACTTTCATTGCAACCGCCTGCAACTTACTGAAGACGATATTGCTAGCCAATTGACCTTTGCCCTTCCTAAGCTTGGAGATCATAAAATTCtccaaaaactgaaaatttttatagatatttagGACTGCTAATCAAAGGTCTTTTAAATAAGCCAACAAAAAATATAGCAGCACGTAAACCGTTTCCTGTCGGATTTAGCAAAGTCtttgtaacacaaaaaacacaTGGGCCTCTATTGTCATCAGCGTAAACTTGATTGtggtgaaacatttatctttcctagaaaaataaatttttaatgataggTTTGATGAGTGTTCGTCTACTAACTCACCGACAATCTAaagtttcctaaaaaaatcttacTGTACAAGAATGAAACTCATAGTCCTGACTGAGCATAATTGTTCACGTAATGGTCGGTACATTCACAATAAAACAAGCAACCAGAACTAATTTCTCCTCTATTGCCAATGTCAGTTTGAAAACATGAGCCAACATGGGCTGTACATAGTTTTCAACCTGTTTTATGGGATTTTGGGCGATTTTCTCAGCGAAAATCTAACGAATCACAACTAATTCACCGCTTCTGGACACGGATGTATGAATTCAGCCGTTTGAGCGGTGCCTTGCGTTCATTGACCAATTCGTGTAAAGGTGAGAaggaaaaatgtcaattaaatattcagaaaattcataataaattaaccaTGGAAAAGTATGTAAGATTTCCTCTAAAGCGTTAAGGGGTCTCGCGGTCTCAAAATAAAAGTTCGTATTGGAGTGACTAAAATAGTTGATCGCGAAGCGAAATAATCGAGTTTTATTGCGGTACTTAAAGCACTGCTTACTAAGAACTTTTACCTCCACCCATGGAAATTACCGTCTTCACTGCAGCTGCAGGGAGCACCACTATTACAAACGCGCACGCCGGATTTAAGGGTCAACTGAAAACTACTCAAATGCAGTACTACGCTAAAAGAACGAATTTTCGAAAGTTTGACAAAATTCGCTGGTTTCTAAAGATAATAAGAGCACTTGCGCACGTTACTTCCACACAATGAATGAAGATCGCggccaaattttattttcacaatactTAAACTCAGTAGATACTCCAAaaacatatataatataatatatactaTACTAATAGTATACTAACCATCGCCAATTTTCTTTATTTGTGTAACGTTTTGGGACCTCTGAGACGAAGTGCGTGACTCCCAAGATTCTGGGTCTACTAGTAAGCTATTTCATTTGGAATATCTCACTTCGGCAGGACAAGTAAATAGATAAGGTCATCACTTACCTCTCAAGCTACTAGAATCTTGTTGGTTAAATGGCTGCGTcaataaattttcactatttatgTATTGTATTTGCCATCATATTGATACTAATGTTATGAAAGAATACTTTCAAAAACGCGATGCTGGAAAAATCGAATGAATCTCACtgattttcttatatttctcttCCATAGCCTCAAATGGTTATTTCCAAACTTACAACCCCACGAAATTTGACTACTTTCTcgtgttatttttaaaagtatcatGTAGTTCCAAGGCAACTGCGCTACCTGACGTCAATCCGACGTTTAAGTGTGACGTTTCTGATTGTTCTTAATGAGACACAATTGTTAACTTCCCACTTAATTCAACCCTGACCGACCCGAGTTTCCGCAGCTCAGAGACTTTCTCTCGGTCTCTTCTCCAGAAAATGGCACCAAGCCAGATGAGCCCGGGTCGCTTAGCTATATATTAAGTGTTAAGTTTaagataagtttaaaaaaaatgaagattaacaACTACAACAAAGTATCGTCTGAAATTCCTCATGTTCCTGGTTGGGCGAGCTTGCTATGAAACCGTTGTGATGTAGGGGCGAACTTCTTTCGTTGGAGACGCATCCGAATTCCGAATTACCTGAGGTTTGGCCCCCTTTTGGACCGCACCGTGCGCCGGAAACAAGGTTTGGAGGATGAGGAATATGGGGAGGGGAGGCCTGAGATAGGGGGTCACACAAagtgagtggggggggggggaagagaaggGGTACGTGTATTGGTGATGCCTTCAACAGTTAATCGCGCGCTTATACGGAATGAATAAATGTCGGGCGTCATGTCAAATTTACATACATGGGAGGTGGCGGCGTGCTGCGGCCACATGGCGAAACTATGACTCACCGAGGCTGTCTTGCCGTTCTTGCTGGTCACTTTGAGCAGAGAGCCCTCGTAGCCCTGTGGATGGAAACAGAAGCAGAACAGAGCAAAAGGGGCAAAGGTAATTGATAATGCGGGAAAGGAGAGACAAAGGGAATCATAGTAATCATGTCCCAAATCCCGTTTCAATCAAAGTAATCACGTGACACCCAGATGCTCTACAATGGGATGGTAACAATCCCTGAGGACCATCATCACAAAAACCCCATCTTATCCGAAGAGAATTTACCCTTCGACAATTAGTATTTCAATTCCACTGAGTCACATAAAGAGTACTGATAGTTTTGTTGAAATAAAGAGGATACCCCGACCAAAATAAAAAGTTAAGACAGTTACTCTGAGTCAAGGTGCAACAATCACATAAATAAGAACAGAGTTATCTTTCACAGCCTCTTTCCCAATTACTACAAGTGTTAAGTGTAGAGTATAATGCATTagtttaaattgatttttgtgactcatattaaataaattgtcaatAGTCCTCATCGAAATTCATTGTGCaactgtaaaatttaatgagaaattaCTTTTTCGCTTAGGAAACGTAAACAAGAGCATTTTCAATCTGAATTATGATTActattaaaataatggaaaatgaaagaatgaactttgttaggttcactaaaaATTTGAAGAAGCAGACCCGGGTTTTTATAACGTTGTCGGTCGTTCAGCTAAGTCGCATAAGTGAACCTAACGATGTCGATTCTTTCAATTTTCTTAATGGAACGTTTTAACACAGTTAAGCCTGATATCATGAgtaatgtcattaaaattattccatCCATTAATGTGTCTAtcagaaaattaatattatcacaaatattgaaataactttcaaattttgcatttcatagcAGTTGGAAGGTCATGCAATGACGTATGAGTTACAAAGTGACATTCAGTTGGCTGCAAATAATGCGTGGGTGAATTGCTGGCAGTGATACATCCCCCTGTGAGAGGGGTGGACTTTCCTCGTCTGAAAGTGTCCTCTTCTTGGCTGGCCTCTTACCTCATACGCTCTGAAGAGGAGGTAAAGTTCTCGCGGCTTGGCGTCCATTGGGAGGCCGCTGACGAACAGCGTGCGAACCTTCAAGAGCGAAaaagagaacatcatatt
Encoded proteins:
- the LOC124163192 gene encoding protein couch potato-like, with amino-acid sequence MTPGALVAMEAPNALSQSMDSVNTAAGEDEVRTLFVSGLPMDAKPRELYLLFRAYEGYEGSLLKVTSKNGKTASPVGFVTFSTRAGAEAAKQDLQQGVRFDPDMPQTIRLEFAKSNTKVSKPKGAAGGAAAGHPALMHPLAGHLGAPFFAGAAELWHPHHHHPHHHHHPHHHPHHHHHHQLAYSAAAAAAAAAASELPGSSRDSRRVLPFAWPAWVSYPSTN